The Vibrio aphrogenes genomic interval TATCCCAGTATTTGCTGTTGTTGATACAAACTCTGACCCAGATGGCGTAGATTTCGTTATCCCTGGTAACGACGATGCAATCCGTGCGGTACAACTATACCTAAACGCTGCAGCACAAGCTGTAACTGAAGGTCGTAACAAAGACGTAGCTGAAGTTGCTGATAAAGACGGTTTCGTAGAAGAAGCTTAATATCGTAGCTCCTAGTCACTCAGTCTTGCTGTCATCATTGAGTAGTGAGACTGAGCTATCGTTACTAATAGGGGCCATGCTTTAAATTAGGCTGGCCCCTGTTTTTTACCCTTTTTGGAATCAACAGAGGATTAAACCATGGCAACCGTAACTGCTGCCCTAGTTAAAGAACTGCGTGAGCGTACTGGCGCAGGCATGATGGAATGTAAAAAAGCGCTTGTTGAAGCAAACGCTGACATCGAACTAGCAATTGAAAACATGCGTAAATCTGGTGCTGCTAAAGCTGCTAAAAAAGCAGGTAACGTAGCCGCTGAAGGCGCAATCATCATTCAAGAAGAAAACGGTTCAGCTGTTCTTCTAGAAGTTAACTGCCAAACTGACTTCGTTGCTAAAGACTCTAACTTCACTTCATTTGCTAACGAAGTTGCAGCTGCAGCTCTAGCATCTAAAGCGACAGTTGAAGAACTACAAGCACAATTTGAAGACGTTCGCGTAGCTCTAGTTGCTAAAATTGGTGAAAACATCAATATCCGTCGCGTTCAATACGTTGAAGGTGCTGCACTAGCTTCTTACCGTCACGGTGAGAAAATTGGTGTTGTTGTAGCGGGTGAAGGCGATGCTGAAACTCTAAAACACGTTGCAATGCACGTTGCTGCTTCTCGTCCAGAATACGTAACTCCAGCTGACGTACCAGCTGATGTTGTTGCTAAAGAGCGTGAAGTTCAAGTTGAAATTGCAATGAACGAAGGCAAGCCAAAAGAAATCGCTGAGAAAATGGTTGAAGGTCGCATGAAGAAATTCACTGGCGAAGTATCTTTAACTGGTCAAGCGTTCATCATGGAGCCTAAGAAATCTGTTGGCGAAATGCTGAAAGAAAAAGGCGCTTCTGTTTCTACATTCGTTCGTCTAGAAGTAGGCGAAGGTATCGAGAAGAAAGAAGAAATGAGCTTCGCTGAAGAAGTTGCTGCAGCACAAAAAGGCTAATCCCTATTTGAGCTGTTAGTCTTAAAAGACCGTGGCTGTGCTGCGGTCTTTTTGTGAGGAAAAGTCCCTAGGTTTCTAGTCCCTAGTTTCTAGGAAAAGCGTTCTATTAATACGTTATATTTAGCTAAATAAATTAAAATGTTAATTGTTATAAATGAGTACGGTAATTCATGCCTCTAGGTACTAGGTACTAGGTACTAGGTACTAGGTACTAGGTACTAGGTACTAGGTACTAGGTACTCTAACCTATTCATTTATAACCGTTAATCAACCATACATTGAAAGGTAAACTCCATGACTACGAATCCTAAGCCAGCATATCAACGTATTTTGCTCAAACTAAGTGGTGAAGCTCTACAAGGTGAAGAAGGTTTTGGTATCGATCCAACGATATTGGACCGTATGGCACAAGAAGTGAAAGAACTTGTTGAGCTAGGCGTGCAAGTTGGTGTTGTGATCGGTGGTGGTAACTTATTCCGTGGTGCTGGCCTTGCAGAAGCGGGCATGAACCGTGTGGTTGGTGATCACATGGGTATGCTTGCGACCGTTATGAATGGCTTAGCAATGCGTGATGCGCTGCATCGTGCTTACGTTAATGCTCGTGTAATGTCTGCCATTCAGTTAAAAGGTGTGTGTGACGATTACAATTGGGCTGATGCCATTAGTCAATTACGTCAAGGCCGTGTAGTCATTTTCTCTGCCGGTACGGGTAACCCATTCTTTACGACTGATTCAGCCGCTTGTCTTCGTGGTATTGAAATTGAAGCAGATGTTGTATTAAAAGCGACCAAAGTGGATGGTGTTTATACAGCTGATCCAGTTGCTAACCCAGACGCGGTTTTGTGTGATAAACTGAGTTACAACAGTGTCCTTGAAAAAGAATTAAAAGTGATGGACTTAGCCGCCTTTACTTTGGCTCGTGACCACAAAATGCCGATTCGTGTATTCAATATGAATAAACCAGGTGCATTACGCCGTGTGGTAATGGGTGAGCAAGAAGGCACACTAATCAGCGACTTGTCTGAATAAATAACTTATATCGCGAGAGTGAAAATGACTTTCACTCTTTCGCAACATGACAAATAACAAGGTGATATCGTGATTAACGAAATTAAACAAGACGCTCAACAGCGCATGGCAAAGAGTGTTGAAGCTCTTAAAAATAACCTTTCAAAAATCCGTACAGGACGTGCGCACCCAAGTATTCTACAAAACATCTCTGTAGAGTATTACGGAGCACCAACGCCATTAAACCAAGTGGCTAACATCATTGCTGAAGATGCACGTACATTAGCTATTACTGTTTTTGATAAAGAGCTGACTCCTGCAGTTGAAAAAGCCATTATGAAATCAGACTTAGGTTTAAACCCAATGTCTGCCGGTACGGTTATTCGTGTTCCACTTCCACCGTTAACCGAAGAGCGTCGTAAAGACCTAGTTAAAATCGTACGCAGCGAAGCTGAAGGCGGTCGAGTTGCGATTCGTAACATTCGTCGTGATGCTAATGCCGATTTTAAAGCGCTATTAAAAGATAAAGAAATCTCTGAAGATGAAGATCGTAAAGCGCAAGATGAAATTCAAAAAATCACTGATGCTGCTATCAAAAATGTTGATGAGCTACTTGCAGTGAAAGAAAAAGAACTGATGGAAGTGTAATCTACCTCATTTGTTGCTAGAGGCGCTGTGCGATGCAGTATGGCGCCTTTTTTATGCAGCCCCGCCTACAAGTATGAATAAAATAATGTCTGACTTTCAATTCTCACCGGATTTATTGCCTCAACATATTGCCGTCATTATGGATGGAAATGGTCGCTGGGCAAAACGCCAAGGTAAACCTCGCATTTATGGTCACCGACAAGCGGTCAAAGCCGTACGTGAAACGATTGCCACTGCCAGTCGCTTGAGAATCAAAGCCATTACTTTATTTGCATTTAGTAGTGAAAATTGGAAACGCCCAGAAGAAGAAGTTCGTGTATTAATGGACTTGTTCATGACGGTGCTGACTCGTGAAGTCAAAAAATTACATAAAAATAATCTCCGTTTGCAGATTATTGGTGATAAAACTCGCTTTAGTGAAGGGTTACAGAAAAAAATTGCCGCTGCTGAAGAGTTAACCCAGCATAATACCGGGACAGTGATTAATATCGCGGCAAACTATGGTGGTAAATGGGATATTACCGAAGCGGTTAAATCCATTGCGAACAATGTGGCGGCGGGTCAATTACATCCCGATGAGATTTCAGAATCGATGATTTCTCAGCATCTATCTATGTCGGAGCTGCCAGATGTGGATCTCATGATCCGTACCAGTGGTGAACGACGCATCAGCAACTTTATGCTTTGGCAAATGGCGTACGCAGAATTGTATTTTACGGACCTTTGTTGGCCTGAATTTAATGAGCAAGCGTTACTCGAGGCGATATCTTGGTTTATCAATCGCGAAAGACGCTTTGGCTGCACCAGTGAGCAATTACAAGCGTTGATGATAAAAGAATAAAGGACGAAAGTTTGAAACAAAGAATAATTACAGCCCTAATTTTAGCTCCTCTTGTTTTATGGGGAGTGTTTGAGCTTTCAATTCCCTTCTTTATTGTGGCCTTGACCGCAGTTGCTTTGATTGGTTTTTGGGAGTGGACACAGTTTGTCGAGCCTAAATCCCGTGTGCTTAGCTTAATCCCTTCTTTGATGGTCGTCGCTGCGAGTTTTGTGGCCCTTCCTTTTGATACTGCCAGTTTGTCACAAGTCACAGAGTCTCATGTTTGGGTGTTGATCGCCGGCTCCGTGTGGTGGGTTATCGCCAGTGGTTTAGCCTTAACCTATCCTAAAAGTATGGTGCTTTGGCAAGATAAAAAATGGTTACGCCATAGCTTTGGTATGCTCTCACTCATTCCTTTTATCTGGAGCGTCTTTTTGCTGCGTGCAGAAGATTACGCCTCTTTGCCATATCATGGCGCTAAACTGGTTATGTTTGTTTGTTTATTAGTTTGGGCGGCCGATACTGGTGCTTACTTCTCGGGGAAAACCTTTGGTAAACATAAAATGGCCCCTAACGTGAGCCCAAATAAAACTTTAGAAGGATTATTTGGTGGTGTAGTGTTAGCCATGGTTGTTGGTTGGTTTGCTTCATCATTATTGTCTATTCACTTTAGCAGTATACCTGTGATGCTCTTTACGACCTTTGTTACGGTGGTGATTTCAGTATTAGGTGATTTAGTTGAGAGTATGCTAAAGCGTGTCTCCAATATAAAAGACAGCAGTAATATTATTCCTGGGCACGGTGGTGTGTTGGACCGTATTGATAGCTTAATGGCTGCATTTCCTGTTTTTGCCTTGTTGTACTTTCTCTTTCAGTAGCAGTTTGCCAATAAGCAATCTCCAATAAGCAATATCGTTTAGATGCTTTATCTCTAGTGGTTGAATTTTAATGCAAAAGATAACGATTTTAGGGGCAACTGGCTCAATAGGGGCAAGTACCCTATCGGTGATAGCCCATAATCCGCAACAATTTTCCGTTTATGCTTTAGCGGCAGGCACTAATGTCGATAAGATGTTGGCGCTGTGCCTTAAATGGCAACCAGAATACGCTGCAATGGCCGATGAGTCGGCTGCATTAGCATTAGAAAGACAATTGGCACAAGCGGGCAGTATGACCCGAGTGGTTGCAGGTGTTGACGGTTTATGTGAGATCTCTTCTGCGCCGGAAGTAGATATGGTGATGGCTGCAATTGTAGGCTCTCCAGGCCTATTACCCACCATGGCAGCGGTGAAGGCAGGTAAACGCATTTTATTGGCGAACAAAGAGTCCTTAGTGATGTCTGGCCAATTTTTTATTGATGCGGCGAAGCAATATGGCGCTCAAATTTTGCCGGTTGATAGTGAGCATAATGCCATTTTCCAATGCCTTTCTCAGTCGATGCAAACCCAATTAGGTTATTGTGACTTAGAAGAAGGTGGCGTGCATTCGATTTTGTTAACCGGATCAGGCGGGCCTTTCCGTTATAGTGACATTAATACTCTTGATGCGGTTACCCCAGAGATGGCGATCGCACATCCTAATTGGTCAATGGGACCAAAAATTTCAGTAGATTCTGCCACTATGATGAATAAAGGTTTAGAGTTTATTGAAGCCAAATGGTTATTTAACGCCAAACAAGAACAGTTAAAAGTACTGATTCATCCTCAATCAGTCATTCACTCAATGGTGCAATATAACGATGGCTCTGTCCTAGCGCAGATGGGTGAGCCGGATATGCAAACACCGATCGCGTTATCAATGTCTTATCCACATAGGATTCCGTCAGGGGTCAAGCCGTTGGATTTTACACAGCTAAATGAATTGACCTTTTTAGCACCAGATATGGCTCGTTACCCATGTTTACAATTGGCGATTGATGCTTGTTATACCGGTCAACACGCCACAACGGCAATTAATGCGGCTAATGAGATCTCGGTCGCTGCATTTTTAGATCGTAAGCTAAAATTTACTGATATTGTTCGAGTCAATGAAGAGGTCATGAATAAAGTGTGTGCTTTCTCGACCCTGCAAACCGACAGTTTGGAAAGCTTACTTGAGCTCGATAGAATAGCCCGAGTTTACGCAACTGAATATTTGTGTAACTCCATTATCAATCCATTAAAACCTGAGTAGAGCGTACTTAATGACTGGCATCTTATGGAATTTCGCTTCATTTATTGTAGCCATTGCTATTTTAGTCGCCATACATGAATTTGGCCATTTCTGGGTCGCGAGACGTTGTGGTGTAAAAGTTGAAAAATTTTCTATCGGCTTCGGTAAATCTTTATGGAGTCGTAAAGGGAAAGATGGGGTGGAATATTCCATTTCAATGATCCCGATGGGCGGCTTTGTCAAAATGCTCGATTCTCGAGTAGATGATGTACCAGAACATGAAAAACACCTTGCCTTTGACCATAAAAGCTTATGGCGTCGCAGCGCTATTGTTGCGGCCGGACCGGTGTTTAACTTTTTGTTTGCGGTGTTCGCTTATTGGCTAGTGTTTATGATCGGCGTTCCATCGGTTAAGCCGGTGATTGGTGATGTGGTGCCCAATTCCATCGTTGCTCAAGCAGGAATTCAAGATGGGATGGAACTTAAAGAGATTTCAGGCATCGAAACCCCTGATTGGGATTCAGTGAATATGGCGCTGGTCTCTCATATCGGTGATGACCAGATTATCTTAAAGGTCACGTCACCGGAAGAGATCGGTCGTGAGCGAATCATCACATTAAATACTCAAGATTGGAATTTTGATCCAGAAGTTGATTCTGCGATTACTACTCTTGGTTTTAAACCTTATCGCCCACAAGTGACACCAACTTTGACGGCGATCACCAAAGACAGTGCTGCCGAGCAAGCAGGATTGTTAGTCGGTGATACGATTGTGTCGGTTAATGGTAAGACGATCAGTAGTTGGGAGCAATTTGTTGAACAAGTGACAGCCAACCCAGATACTGCATTAAATGTTGAGGTGGAACGTAATAACCAATTCGTTACCTTGGTTTTAACACCTTCTAGTAAACAATTGAAAAATGGTGAAAGAATTGGTTTTGCAGGCGTTGCCCCAACCATTGGTCAGTGGCCTGAGTCGTATTTGATTGACCAAAAATACAGCGTCTTTGCTTCAATACCTAAAGCAATAGAAAAAACTGGGCAAATCATTGATTTAACTCTTACAATGGTCAAAAAACTATTCACTGGCGATGTGGGTATTAAAAATTTAAGTGGGCCAATTACCATTGCAAAAGGGGCGGGTACAACGGCAGATTATGGCTTGGTGTACTTTTTAGGCTTTCTTGCATTGATTAGCGTTAACTTGGGAATCATAAACTTGATGCCTTTACCTGTACTTGATGGTGGGCATTTGTTATTTTTCGCAATAGAAGCTGTGATTCGTCGTCCTGTTCCTGAAAAAGTACAAGAAATGGGATATCGTATCGGTAGTGCAGCAATATTTTCTCTAATGCTAATTGCAATTTTCAATGATTTTGCTCGCCTGTAGTGCCAGTAGTGGCCTAACAAGGCCTAGAAGTATAAAGGATTAATAATAAATTTTATGGCGATCAAACGTTTATGGATTTCAACCTTGCTTATGTTGAGCACGGTTGCACGCGCAGATTCTTTTGAGGTCTCTGATATCAAAATTGAAGGTCTGCAGCGTGTCGCTTTAGGTGCAGTATTATTAAAAATGCCTGTTCGTGTGGGTGACACGGTTGATGAGCAAGACGCTTCATCCATTATTCAAGCATTGTATTCATCGGGTAACTTTGAAGATGTAAAAGTATTTCGTGATGGCGATGTTCTGTTAATTGAAGTCAAAGAACGCCCAACCATTGCGGATATTTCTTTCTCTGGTAATAAAGCCATTAAAGATGAACAACTTCAACAGAACTTGGATGCCTCGGGTATTCGAGTAGGTGAAGCGTTAGATCGCACTAAGCTCAGTACTATCGAAAAAGGCTTAGAGGATTTTTATTACAGTGTCGGTAAATATAATGCGACCGTTAAAGCGGTTGTCACTCCGCTTCCTCGTAATCGTTCTGACTTGAAATTTGTCTTTACCGAAGGTGTGTCGGCAAAAATTCAACAAATTAACTTTATCGGTAATAAAGTCTTTACTAATGAACAGTTATTGTCTCGTTTTGACTTAAATGCAGATGTTCCATGGTGGAACTTCATGGCCGATGAAAAATATCAAAAGCAAGTTCTAGCGGGTGATATTGAAAAGCTGCGCAGTTATTACTACGACCGCGGTTATTTGAAGTTCCAGGTCCTATCGACTCAAGTATCCATCTCTCCTGATAAAAAGGGTGTCTATATCACCTTGAATTTAAGTGAAGGTGAACCTTACACCATTAAGGGAATTAAATTCCGTGGTGACTTGGTGGGTAAGCAAGAGGCCTTTAGCGCGCTTGTGCCGTTTGAAACTGGCGACGTCTACAATGGTTCTTTAGTTACCAG includes:
- a CDS encoding isoprenyl transferase → MSDFQFSPDLLPQHIAVIMDGNGRWAKRQGKPRIYGHRQAVKAVRETIATASRLRIKAITLFAFSSENWKRPEEEVRVLMDLFMTVLTREVKKLHKNNLRLQIIGDKTRFSEGLQKKIAAAEELTQHNTGTVINIAANYGGKWDITEAVKSIANNVAAGQLHPDEISESMISQHLSMSELPDVDLMIRTSGERRISNFMLWQMAYAELYFTDLCWPEFNEQALLEAISWFINRERRFGCTSEQLQALMIKE
- the ispC gene encoding 1-deoxy-D-xylulose-5-phosphate reductoisomerase yields the protein MQKITILGATGSIGASTLSVIAHNPQQFSVYALAAGTNVDKMLALCLKWQPEYAAMADESAALALERQLAQAGSMTRVVAGVDGLCEISSAPEVDMVMAAIVGSPGLLPTMAAVKAGKRILLANKESLVMSGQFFIDAAKQYGAQILPVDSEHNAIFQCLSQSMQTQLGYCDLEEGGVHSILLTGSGGPFRYSDINTLDAVTPEMAIAHPNWSMGPKISVDSATMMNKGLEFIEAKWLFNAKQEQLKVLIHPQSVIHSMVQYNDGSVLAQMGEPDMQTPIALSMSYPHRIPSGVKPLDFTQLNELTFLAPDMARYPCLQLAIDACYTGQHATTAINAANEISVAAFLDRKLKFTDIVRVNEEVMNKVCAFSTLQTDSLESLLELDRIARVYATEYLCNSIINPLKPE
- the rseP gene encoding sigma E protease regulator RseP, translating into MTGILWNFASFIVAIAILVAIHEFGHFWVARRCGVKVEKFSIGFGKSLWSRKGKDGVEYSISMIPMGGFVKMLDSRVDDVPEHEKHLAFDHKSLWRRSAIVAAGPVFNFLFAVFAYWLVFMIGVPSVKPVIGDVVPNSIVAQAGIQDGMELKEISGIETPDWDSVNMALVSHIGDDQIILKVTSPEEIGRERIITLNTQDWNFDPEVDSAITTLGFKPYRPQVTPTLTAITKDSAAEQAGLLVGDTIVSVNGKTISSWEQFVEQVTANPDTALNVEVERNNQFVTLVLTPSSKQLKNGERIGFAGVAPTIGQWPESYLIDQKYSVFASIPKAIEKTGQIIDLTLTMVKKLFTGDVGIKNLSGPITIAKGAGTTADYGLVYFLGFLALISVNLGIINLMPLPVLDGGHLLFFAIEAVIRRPVPEKVQEMGYRIGSAAIFSLMLIAIFNDFARL
- a CDS encoding phosphatidate cytidylyltransferase; amino-acid sequence: MKQRIITALILAPLVLWGVFELSIPFFIVALTAVALIGFWEWTQFVEPKSRVLSLIPSLMVVAASFVALPFDTASLSQVTESHVWVLIAGSVWWVIASGLALTYPKSMVLWQDKKWLRHSFGMLSLIPFIWSVFLLRAEDYASLPYHGAKLVMFVCLLVWAADTGAYFSGKTFGKHKMAPNVSPNKTLEGLFGGVVLAMVVGWFASSLLSIHFSSIPVMLFTTFVTVVISVLGDLVESMLKRVSNIKDSSNIIPGHGGVLDRIDSLMAAFPVFALLYFLFQ
- the frr gene encoding ribosome recycling factor; the encoded protein is MINEIKQDAQQRMAKSVEALKNNLSKIRTGRAHPSILQNISVEYYGAPTPLNQVANIIAEDARTLAITVFDKELTPAVEKAIMKSDLGLNPMSAGTVIRVPLPPLTEERRKDLVKIVRSEAEGGRVAIRNIRRDANADFKALLKDKEISEDEDRKAQDEIQKITDAAIKNVDELLAVKEKELMEV
- the tsf gene encoding translation elongation factor Ts, which gives rise to MATVTAALVKELRERTGAGMMECKKALVEANADIELAIENMRKSGAAKAAKKAGNVAAEGAIIIQEENGSAVLLEVNCQTDFVAKDSNFTSFANEVAAAALASKATVEELQAQFEDVRVALVAKIGENINIRRVQYVEGAALASYRHGEKIGVVVAGEGDAETLKHVAMHVAASRPEYVTPADVPADVVAKEREVQVEIAMNEGKPKEIAEKMVEGRMKKFTGEVSLTGQAFIMEPKKSVGEMLKEKGASVSTFVRLEVGEGIEKKEEMSFAEEVAAAQKG
- the pyrH gene encoding UMP kinase encodes the protein MTTNPKPAYQRILLKLSGEALQGEEGFGIDPTILDRMAQEVKELVELGVQVGVVIGGGNLFRGAGLAEAGMNRVVGDHMGMLATVMNGLAMRDALHRAYVNARVMSAIQLKGVCDDYNWADAISQLRQGRVVIFSAGTGNPFFTTDSAACLRGIEIEADVVLKATKVDGVYTADPVANPDAVLCDKLSYNSVLEKELKVMDLAAFTLARDHKMPIRVFNMNKPGALRRVVMGEQEGTLISDLSE